Below is a window of Bactrocera tryoni isolate S06 unplaced genomic scaffold, CSIRO_BtryS06_freeze2 scaffold_7, whole genome shotgun sequence DNA.
atgcccttaaatcgtagtccttatttcgtttgccgtggtcgtcatcaaaaggggggtctctcatccgaggctggttgttactgttcattggggtaggcttttacgtggcgggtcccaaacccagcgcacaaccctatgcaggggatgtttcgccttctcactttagctcaccttcgaacggatgttcttaggctaaccagaggatacttggtcaaagaccggaagtcgtgagctgcttgagtcatatgtaaaagaatcgtttctggccactcccaagtgaatggcgatcagagaactttcctcacttgcgtgaacttctacacatgactccatcctcctttcACTTTACAGTGCACAAATCTAATATCAACgaagttaaaataataaaattttgcacagctGTTTCATTTTTCGAGCAATTTATTGGAATCGTAGAACTTGTCAAGGACCCAGACCCAAATATGTTGCCCGAGTGCATATGGCTAATTTTCTACCGAACATATAGATCAACTTGTGAGGCCAGTATTGAGTTATGGCAGCATAATCTTGTGCcagaaattgataaaatcgaGACAAGCGTTTTAAGACGAGAGAGTAGCCAAGTAGCATGAacttcggctctcaaggctattccggagaatgccttccgtgacgaaTTCAATGCTTGTGAGTCGCtttggcagcgctgcatcgacgcagaaagagcctattttgaaagttcttaaagaattgtaacgattggttcaataaatttcttttaatcgactcagtcctattaatTTCCgaacaaatatgaaataaaaatttgtattatagtcttttcagtttttttaataaagcatGTTGAATTGcttcgtaaaatattttaatatgaaattttggaaaCAACTGAAAGTATTTTCCCGGCTATGATCTTTGCAAGTTGCTAGagtttaaaatgttcggttacacctgaACCCGGGCCttctttatatgtttttttatttaaaatttggccAAGGTCTGAAAATTTGCCTCTGGCTTTGATATTCGATAATTGAGGGGAAAAAAGGTAGATAAAGTTTGAGCAAGCTTTGATTCGTGAAAATTTGTAGCATGTTAAATGTTCGGTTAAGATGAACATATTCCTTCTGtacttgtttaatatatttgcaaaaaccTGAAAGTAATTCTTAAGCTTTAGTCATTGCAAATTGCGAacgtataaaatgttcgattacacCCGTTCCTTACTGATTTCACCATCCCAACCTTTAGGGCACAATAAACCACAAGTCGTCCCCTAGCTTCAATGAAGTGATTAATCCTTGTGTAACTTGTATCCTCTAAACAATGAATTTCAGCTTTTAAGTTTTCCAGATTCTCTAGGCTGTTTAAAATAAGATCCAACAACTGCGTATTTAAGAGACTTTCACTTATTCCGTCATTTAGTTAAATGTAAAGGATTATTAGGTTGTcgacatataaatattaaggGAGTTGACTTTTCAATTCAATGGTTTTTAAATGTCATctcttttaacaaaaaaatcgacggaaatatttgaagatattattattatatagtagcTGATGGAAAatcgtaaatttaaaatatttgatgctactATTTCCATGCCAAGCTTTAAGGTGGTTAATATGCACTTAAATGGACcctttttttaaccttttctaTTTCTGCACGTACATAATTTGCAGGTACAAAACTATAATTTGTAGTAGGTTAGGTAGAAACCCCATCCTCAAGCATGgaaaatatcttcttctttttaagcACCAGAATTTTGAAGCCTGCCGACCTGTGAACTGTAAGCAAAGTGTGTATAGTGGTCCGaatggttccaacaaatgatcaGTTtattggggagaaaaggacatgtgcaaaatttattaacgaAAGCTCGCAAAATGTGGACTAGTTCGCGTAAACACAGAAAGACGGACATGGGAAAGTCAGCTCGTTATGCTGATCATTTACCCTCTGTTCCAAGTataagtacttttttcaataccctttttttttgacagatgacAACCCGTGGACCACACTTTCGGTTGACCGTTACGTCCACCCCAACAACACGGTACTGAATTGGAGCCGTGCGAAGCTTCCACTAAAAATAACAACATGGATGACCACGTTGGGCGAATACCTagctataaataaaacaatttgtaCTTACCGCAATACAATTGCCAACCACACCGAAATTATACACAAAACTGCGCAACAATGTGTACTCTCCCAAAAACACCCACGGTCACGTGCCCGAGCAACAACACTGCTATAGTGTGCACCCGCCATTTGCACAAACAAAAATACTATCGGTACGCACACGCGCCAGGCAATAACGATGTCAGCTCGACTGCGTAAACAAATAACCGCAAAAAGAGAATACCCAAAATCACCGAAAAAGTCACTATACAAATTTCAACGACGCTGGCTAAACAGAAGTATGACCAGCAATTGAGTTGGCCAAAAGGTTGCTAAGTAGCGTAGGTGATGAAAAAATCGGAGTTAAACGAGTCACAATCTTCGTTGAAGCGGAAGAGGTCTCAAGATGAGAAATTCTCTCTCGCAAAAAACCAcggttttttttcaaacatcCTCCGCTGATCTCCTGCTAAATCTAGGACGAAGCTGACCCTGTCCTTATTCAAGAGCCATGGCCTCTTTGGATTAAGAAAAAAGAGCTGCATGCTTCTGACGGTAAGTTATACAGATAGATCCCGAGCTTGTTTGTTGGCCAGAAACGACGTTAATGTTCTTCTTTGACCCGATTTCAGCAACGAGGATGTTGTCACTGTCTCGGCTTATATGCCACATGAGAACAAGGTGGAACCACCTCCTAATTTGTTGAGGAAAACTCTGGCAGAGACAATCCTTTTTCGACAGAGCACGcctgagtcgtgtcaagctgttatgtttgtttagtattgtttagcatttcatTACGGAAAGACTTACACCTAAACAACGTTCACAAAGTGTTTAACTtcattatgaaaattcacgATCGGTAAACAATGCGTTTTTCGCGCTTCGATCAACTtatagtcaacataatcggcctactgagcgtactattcgcaacattgtcactcatcttgagacccagcattcattattggatattaTTCGACTCAATAGACCACGGCCAGCACGccgtgaagaaaatatagcatcTGTACCTGAcaacttaaaatgaaaaaacaacctgaaaagagctgccatttcatccagaaaatgatgccgatgagaacgtaaccgtagGTGGACCCCGTtatcgtgatctcggcgacatttggtttcaacaagacgcagccacttcccacacatattattttaatgagaaaacatttcggtgagcagataattttggGTCAGTCGATTGCGCACCAAAATAACAacgttatattttttcttgtggggatatgtaaagtctagaGTATATGCGGAACATCCCACTTCGATTCacgtcttggagcaaaacatcacgcgtgagTTTTAAttgttcgagcggaggaataaaaaAGCCGACAATGTTACTTCTGTGACATTATACTTTATTCtcttcttttttcaaattatgttctgcttatataactactaaagtgattacaattttcttaatctacttatttctttgtgaaatacaatatttgttaaatgtaatcttattttctattgaatgcaaacaaacatgattgtgtggtttacccgataatgtctgGGTTATCATtacagtcaaacataaggaccaaaacatgtttgtatgcatttgcattatgttctttgtctctacttgttatcttatttttttgtaatgtttactggtttttctttaatcttttattttgtccaatttacaatattttgttgtgtggtgtctgtttgggatgatagtgtacacataactcctccctcccttaatggaaaactctcctgagtttgaatagtattgtttttctttttttcttaatttaacaacatgttaaaattattattataatcacaataaaacttaaaattgatgttccaatatgagagatatttttgtgatatattaattcattaatttcttttaaattttcttcgtttttaaatacaaggtcgttaattgtaattttgttagtgAAATTGTGAGTATCATAGTTTGGATAATAAAATCTTTGATTGTATGATATTTTAGTATTTCAGAATGTTTGGTATAGGATCTTAATTGTGCAGTTATTATAATGAAtcaatgtagtgtttttcaacttaatttttctgttgtcgCAGTTCTGGTTTAGTTCTatgccatttgcattttttattaaaataatttcttcatcaattagaaaaatttctgtaatgctatttttgataagttcacaatttaataagtagatgcaatgtttagaaatttgtagttcattgagtgttttagcttcttcgaatttataagtgacatttttgtattcaaaaacattttcaatttctgctGTTATTTCTTTGCCTGCTGTATATGATGTACTTCCAGTTTGGCTGCATTACTAATTATTACAATTGCTATcatcaatgttattttgaagatgtatttgacctaaaaaatttgtttggacgTTTAATATTTGTCGGGTGAATATTATCTAATGGCAATTTTCTATACCTTGGTTCATATTTGTGCCGAAACGCTTTATAATTGTTTACGTAACCTTCTTTTTGAGTGTTATTAAACTCATATCTATTTCTATTTAGTTTTCCtatgcatttttctttagtcTTCTGAATAGTGTCTTTAATCA
It encodes the following:
- the LOC120781688 gene encoding uncharacterized protein LOC120781688 — protein: MISLLGRKGHVQNLLTKARKMWTSSHDNPWTTLSVDRYVHPNNTVLNWSRAKLPLKITTWMTTLGEYLAINKTICTYRNTIANHTEIIHKTAQQCVLSQKHPRSRARATTLL